The following proteins come from a genomic window of Methanomassiliicoccales archaeon:
- a CDS encoding S-adenosylmethionine decarboxylase, whose product MTDKEVIEKYVKEDEWGLLTSIDLRKCDPEKIRSKEVITQFAIDLCDYIKMKRFGDPIVVRFGPIPKVEGYSLAQLIETSLISGHFAEDTDRAFIDVFSCREYPPEKTAKYCKKYFGAKEMEYSVSFRN is encoded by the coding sequence TTGACGGACAAAGAAGTGATAGAAAAGTACGTGAAGGAAGACGAATGGGGCCTTTTAACCTCGATCGACCTTAGAAAGTGCGACCCGGAGAAGATCCGGAGCAAGGAGGTCATCACCCAGTTCGCCATCGACCTTTGCGACTATATCAAGATGAAGAGGTTCGGCGACCCTATAGTTGTCCGGTTCGGGCCCATTCCCAAGGTAGAGGGATATTCGCTGGCCCAGCTGATCGAGACCTCTCTGATCTCTGGTCACTTCGCTGAAGACACGGACCGCGCGTTCATCGACGTCTTCAGTTGCAGGGAATACCCACCCGAGAAGACCGCCAAGTACTGTAAGAAGTACTTTGGGGCCAAGGAGATGGAGTACTCCGTATCCTTCAGGAACTAA